In Pseudoalteromonas piratica, the following proteins share a genomic window:
- a CDS encoding NAD(P)/FAD-dependent oxidoreductase encodes MINTHPNIVIVGGGAGGLELASKLGHALGKSRRANITLIDKNRTHIWKPLLHEVATGSLDTSLDGVSYSAHAAKHGFQFIWGEFISLNSNDHTITLKAQSDESGKVLLPARTLNYDKVILAIGSISNDFNTPGVAEHCYFLDSQKQAERFQHALLNSFTRVHQNASEENSNNSLSIAIVGGGATGVELSAELIHVSGLLKHYGLSEFKSTQLIIHLIEAGPTILPALPKRISDAARRELINLGIQVRENTRISEANENGFVTAEGETISADLMLWAAGVKVADFVKNIDELQFNRSNQVLVDPYLRAKGVEQVYVLGDASACEQSDGGFVPPRAQAAHQMASNLARNLIAELNGKEKVPFKYNDHGSLVNLSRYSAVGSLMGNLTKNTMFIEGKLARLMYVSLYRMHQNAIHGPLKTAALWLCEKLMRSVRPKMKLH; translated from the coding sequence ATGATTAACACACATCCTAATATCGTTATTGTTGGCGGTGGAGCAGGCGGTCTTGAGCTTGCGAGTAAATTAGGACATGCATTAGGGAAATCACGACGAGCAAATATCACACTGATTGATAAAAACCGCACGCATATATGGAAACCTTTGCTACATGAAGTCGCAACTGGCTCGCTTGACACCAGTTTAGACGGTGTTTCTTACTCTGCCCATGCAGCAAAGCATGGCTTCCAATTTATTTGGGGTGAATTCATCAGCCTCAATTCAAACGATCACACCATAACGCTCAAAGCGCAAAGCGATGAAAGCGGTAAAGTACTATTGCCAGCACGCACATTAAATTACGATAAAGTAATCTTAGCCATTGGCAGTATTAGTAATGACTTCAATACACCTGGCGTTGCAGAACATTGTTATTTTCTAGATTCACAAAAACAAGCTGAACGCTTTCAACATGCGTTACTCAACAGTTTTACCCGTGTTCATCAAAATGCTAGCGAGGAAAACAGTAATAATTCACTCTCAATAGCGATTGTTGGTGGTGGCGCAACAGGGGTTGAGTTAAGTGCAGAACTTATCCATGTATCAGGGTTACTTAAGCACTATGGCTTAAGTGAATTTAAAAGCACACAGTTAATTATTCATTTAATAGAAGCTGGCCCCACCATTTTACCTGCATTACCAAAACGTATTAGTGATGCAGCAAGACGTGAGCTGATTAATTTAGGCATACAAGTTCGTGAGAATACCCGCATTAGCGAAGCAAACGAAAATGGTTTTGTTACCGCAGAGGGCGAAACGATTTCAGCAGACTTGATGTTGTGGGCAGCAGGTGTAAAAGTGGCAGACTTTGTAAAAAACATTGATGAGCTTCAATTTAATCGCAGTAATCAAGTATTGGTTGACCCCTATTTGCGTGCAAAAGGGGTAGAACAAGTGTATGTATTAGGCGATGCCAGTGCGTGTGAGCAAAGTGATGGCGGTTTTGTACCACCACGCGCTCAGGCAGCGCATCAAATGGCGAGCAATCTTGCTCGTAACTTAATAGCGGAGCTCAATGGTAAAGAAAAAGTACCGTTTAAGTATAATGACCATGGTTCACTAGTAAACTTATCACGTTACAGTGCGGTAGGCAGCTTAATGGGTAATCTGACTAAAAACACTATGTTTATTGAAGGAAAATTAGCGCGTTTAATGTATGTATCTTTGTACCGCATGCACCAAAATGCGATACATGGACCACTTAAAACAGCCGCATTGTGGTTATGTGAAAAATTAATGCGCAGCGTAAGGCCAAAAATGAAACTGCATTAA
- a CDS encoding EF-hand domain-containing protein, giving the protein MQIRAIAYLTAVLGVAAFNTQASSLFSELDSNNDGYISEVEAGVNSMLSAAFDALDVNEDAKLSKEEFTAFKGE; this is encoded by the coding sequence ATGCAAATTAGAGCAATTGCATATTTAACAGCGGTACTTGGTGTTGCTGCATTTAACACTCAAGCAAGCTCACTTTTTAGCGAATTAGATTCAAACAATGATGGTTACATTTCTGAAGTTGAAGCAGGTGTGAATAGCATGTTGTCAGCAGCATTCGACGCACTAGACGTTAACGAAGACGCAAAATTAAGCAAAGAAGAGTTTACAGCCTTTAAAGGCGAATAA
- a CDS encoding DUF2999 family protein, which translates to MNPIIALLKENNISDERINDIFQVLTENPMAAMLTISQLGLPQEQLQQVMGQVMLNPALIKEAVEELGLDFSKVEDAKAQLDKQ; encoded by the coding sequence ATGAATCCAATTATTGCACTGCTCAAGGAAAACAATATTAGTGACGAGCGTATTAATGACATTTTTCAAGTGCTAACAGAAAACCCAATGGCGGCAATGCTAACGATTAGCCAGCTAGGTTTACCACAAGAGCAATTACAACAAGTAATGGGCCAAGTGATGTTAAACCCAGCACTAATAAAAGAAGCGGTAGAAGAGCTAGGACTCGACTTTTCAAAAGTCGAAGATGCTAAAGCACAACTCGACAAACAGTAA
- a CDS encoding 1-acyl-sn-glycerol-3-phosphate acyltransferase, translating into MHTEEIPSAIPRTHSKIGRFIGRNFLSLFGWRVAGAFPDHPKFVAAVAPHTSNWDFIIAIAVKLALGIEIKFLGKHTIFFWPLGVLLRKWGGIAVERSSKHGLVSQVADVFKQEKKLILGIAPEGTRKRTAEWKTGFLHIAYAANVPVVPMALDFRTKEFVVMDAITLTGEIETDLANVKACFAKDMAKYPADVSG; encoded by the coding sequence ATGCACACTGAAGAAATTCCAAGCGCTATCCCTCGCACCCACAGTAAAATAGGCCGCTTTATTGGTCGCAATTTTTTATCATTGTTTGGCTGGCGTGTAGCTGGCGCTTTTCCAGATCACCCTAAATTTGTTGCCGCAGTTGCACCACATACCTCAAATTGGGATTTTATTATTGCCATTGCGGTAAAATTAGCACTTGGCATTGAAATTAAATTTTTAGGTAAACACACCATTTTCTTTTGGCCTTTAGGTGTGCTGCTACGCAAGTGGGGCGGCATCGCAGTTGAGCGTTCATCAAAGCATGGATTGGTGTCACAAGTTGCAGATGTTTTTAAGCAAGAAAAAAAACTAATTTTAGGTATCGCACCTGAGGGCACAAGAAAGCGCACGGCTGAATGGAAAACTGGATTTTTGCACATTGCTTATGCAGCAAATGTCCCCGTAGTGCCGATGGCGCTTGATTTTCGAACGAAAGAGTTTGTTGTTATGGATGCCATCACATTAACGGGTGAAATAGAGACAGATCTTGCCAACGTTAAAGCCTGCTTTGCAAAAGACATGGCAAAATATCCAGCTGATGTATCTGGCTAA
- a CDS encoding DUF2059 domain-containing protein produces MIKQLILPLMLLASSPVTMAQEAPIDEMFRVMSMDKQLTGGFEAMLPIVDQITMQNKLDENAKEELKSIFRSWFEQDLEHEKMLNDLKALYMQIFSNSEIREITQFYQSPVGKKFLDNSAFLMQKGAQIGMQEAQSKQFLLMERVKPFLDRHKTDN; encoded by the coding sequence ATGATAAAACAACTTATTTTGCCTTTGATGCTTTTAGCATCATCACCTGTCACCATGGCACAAGAAGCTCCCATAGATGAGATGTTCAGAGTAATGTCTATGGATAAGCAACTTACAGGTGGTTTTGAAGCAATGTTGCCAATCGTTGATCAAATCACAATGCAAAATAAGTTGGATGAAAATGCAAAAGAAGAGTTAAAGTCTATTTTTCGTTCATGGTTTGAACAAGATTTAGAACATGAAAAAATGCTTAATGATTTAAAAGCACTTTATATGCAAATATTTAGCAACAGTGAAATTAGAGAAATAACACAATTCTACCAATCCCCAGTCGGCAAAAAATTCTTAGATAATTCTGCTTTTCTGATGCAAAAAGGCGCGCAAATTGGCATGCAGGAAGCACAATCAAAACAATTCCTTTTAATGGAACGTGTGAAACCTTTCTTAGATCGCCATAAAACTGATAATTGA
- a CDS encoding DUF2799 domain-containing protein, with protein MSLNSMFKIALLIVIYFSLSACAAISPEKCKTADWYNLGYSDGQNGAKRDRVNDYTQACAEVNIKVNIEKWQTGYEKGNQIYCTPENGYRVGRSGQTYNGVCLSQAFVKNYNKGKRQYDIAAEINELENRIYDLKEQYRTEPNEDIKREIRHDIRDLERRLDLLRVPQVLYEVMHNTN; from the coding sequence ATGTCTTTAAATTCAATGTTTAAAATTGCTTTGCTGATAGTTATTTACTTTTCACTTAGCGCATGTGCAGCAATTTCACCAGAAAAGTGTAAAACCGCTGATTGGTACAACCTAGGTTACAGTGACGGTCAAAACGGTGCTAAACGAGATCGGGTAAACGACTATACACAGGCGTGTGCCGAAGTGAATATCAAAGTGAATATTGAAAAGTGGCAAACAGGATATGAAAAAGGCAATCAAATATATTGCACGCCAGAAAATGGCTATCGTGTAGGACGCTCAGGACAAACTTATAATGGTGTGTGCTTAAGCCAAGCGTTTGTTAAAAATTACAATAAAGGCAAACGGCAGTATGATATTGCAGCCGAAATAAATGAGCTTGAAAACCGAATATACGACTTAAAAGAACAATACAGAACTGAGCCTAACGAAGATATTAAACGCGAAATTCGTCACGATATTCGTGACTTAGAAAGGCGACTCGATTTGCTGCGCGTGCCGCAAGTACTGTATGAAGTGATGCACAACACCAACTAA
- a CDS encoding GGDEF domain-containing protein gives MSISYQEAVGVSTTIEIIACIFALFILRSVMKDNKETPYLFGYFISSLLFFYFLNEPPFEIINTGWYLEDIFGTITSVLFGLTICKKSGNHILSRLLIASFILFTCALMFNESHVFYTMSFSAFCLCISLISLVRAENPNQADKGLAIFLGISLIVIFYELYNLPSGISRREYFETDFYYPLVYFSSLILVLTVFIFTSQLINLTLKYKALATQDALTGLYNRTAVYNLVNNQLALAKRNKQMCSVVMLDIDHFKKVNDQHGHQQGDDAIKLVAQQIQHCTREYDISCRYGGEEFFIFLTNTDSNAAFQIAERIRQAVTEQSKDKLYGPLTISVGLTQFQEANSLDDNIDIADKALYASKQAGRNQTTVS, from the coding sequence ATGAGCATTAGTTACCAAGAAGCAGTGGGTGTGAGTACCACTATAGAGATCATCGCCTGTATTTTCGCGCTATTTATTTTACGCTCGGTGATGAAAGACAACAAAGAAACCCCCTATCTTTTTGGCTACTTTATTAGCTCTTTGTTGTTTTTTTATTTTTTAAATGAGCCCCCTTTTGAAATAATAAATACAGGTTGGTACTTAGAGGACATATTTGGCACGATAACGTCTGTACTTTTTGGCCTAACCATCTGCAAGAAAAGCGGTAATCACATTCTTAGCCGCCTTCTGATTGCTTCTTTTATCCTGTTTACATGTGCACTGATGTTTAATGAAAGTCATGTCTTTTATACCATGTCGTTTTCGGCTTTTTGTCTTTGTATTTCACTGATAAGCTTAGTAAGAGCGGAAAATCCCAACCAGGCAGATAAAGGGTTAGCAATCTTTCTAGGGATATCGCTGATAGTGATATTTTATGAGCTCTATAATCTTCCCAGTGGTATTAGTCGCCGCGAATATTTTGAAACAGACTTTTACTACCCTCTTGTATATTTTTCATCACTTATTTTGGTACTTACGGTGTTTATCTTCACCAGCCAACTGATCAACCTCACATTAAAATATAAAGCCTTAGCAACACAAGACGCGCTTACCGGTTTATACAATCGCACAGCTGTTTACAATCTTGTTAATAATCAATTGGCATTAGCCAAGCGTAATAAGCAAATGTGCTCGGTGGTAATGTTAGATATTGATCACTTTAAAAAAGTGAATGATCAACATGGGCATCAACAAGGAGATGATGCAATTAAGCTTGTGGCACAGCAAATACAACACTGCACACGTGAATACGACATTAGTTGCCGTTATGGCGGTGAAGAGTTTTTTATTTTTTTAACCAATACTGACAGTAACGCTGCCTTTCAAATCGCGGAACGCATTCGTCAAGCGGTAACCGAACAGTCAAAAGATAAACTTTATGGACCATTAACCATTAGTGTGGGGTTAACTCAATTTCAAGAAGCTAATTCTTTAGATGACAATATCGATATCGCTGATAAAGCACTTTATGCCTCAAAGCAAGCAGGACGCAATCAAACGACCGTGAGCTAA
- a CDS encoding EF-hand domain-containing protein, whose product MKKLVMSAMIVASSFSVVAADDFATLDVDNSGTITKEEAMQNVSLVHQFKELDKNSDGELSKEEFANFKAS is encoded by the coding sequence ATGAAAAAATTAGTTATGTCAGCAATGATTGTTGCCAGTTCATTCTCAGTTGTTGCAGCAGATGATTTTGCAACCTTAGATGTTGATAACAGTGGCACGATCACCAAAGAAGAAGCGATGCAAAATGTGTCTCTCGTTCACCAATTCAAAGAGTTAGATAAAAACAGTGATGGTGAATTAAGCAAAGAGGAGTTTGCTAACTTTAAAGCATCTTAA
- a CDS encoding UTRA domain-containing protein, which produces MLLYQKIQKYIQTHIANGELAIGDKLPSERALQEHFNSTRITVREALNRLEAEGLIYSQKRRGWFVTPNKLKWRPATKVNFYQLAQEQGFTPNTHVLSIEKQENVSLNQHFSGDTLYKIERVRSLDGRPIMFEQINCDASRFDDLESQPLNGSITTIMTSHYHVDINNEECVISVTVLPDDVAKSLEKNSGAPCLKVIRQRFESSGILIDYNIEYWLHDAIEMIVIGQ; this is translated from the coding sequence ATGTTGCTATATCAAAAAATACAAAAGTATATTCAAACACATATCGCCAATGGTGAACTTGCTATTGGTGATAAACTGCCATCTGAGCGCGCACTGCAAGAACACTTTAATTCTACTCGTATTACTGTGCGTGAAGCATTAAACCGCCTCGAAGCTGAAGGCTTAATTTACAGCCAAAAACGTCGTGGCTGGTTTGTTACACCCAATAAACTTAAGTGGCGACCTGCTACTAAGGTTAATTTTTATCAACTAGCGCAAGAGCAAGGCTTTACGCCAAACACCCATGTATTGAGTATCGAGAAACAAGAAAATGTGTCGCTTAACCAGCACTTTAGTGGGGATACGTTATATAAAATCGAGCGTGTTCGCAGTCTTGATGGCCGACCCATTATGTTTGAGCAGATTAACTGCGATGCCAGCCGTTTTGATGATTTAGAATCACAACCGCTCAATGGCTCAATCACCACGATTATGACCTCTCATTATCATGTGGATATTAACAACGAAGAATGCGTAATAAGTGTTACCGTTCTGCCCGATGATGTTGCCAAAAGCCTTGAAAAAAATAGTGGCGCGCCGTGTTTAAAAGTGATTCGTCAGCGTTTTGAATCAAGTGGTATTTTAATCGATTACAACATTGAATACTGGCTGCATGATGCCATTGAAATGATAGTGATTGGCCAATAA
- the phnW gene encoding 2-aminoethylphosphonate--pyruvate transaminase yields the protein MNEYLLLTPGPLSTSEAVKQAMLKDWCTWDDDYNIEIVQAIRAKLTALASNTDDFTSVLMQGSGTASVESALGSLIKNTDKLLIINNGAYGKRIAEIANYLNINAIVLNLNETQLPNMAEVEEQLQAHSDITHIAMVHCETTTGMLNPVAEMGALAKKYHKTFILDAMSSFGGIELNMAELHIDVLISSANKCIQGVPGFGFVIVKKTIIEKCQGIARSLSLDLHAQWKTMEEHNGKWRFTSPTHVVRAFYQALLELEEEGGVKARYNRYKTNQQRLVDGMHTLGFETLLAKELHSPIITSFYSPTSNKYNFALFYSALKEQGFVIYPGKVSDADCFRIGNIGEIYPNDIERLLSAIERSRFWLEA from the coding sequence ATGAATGAATACTTGTTATTGACGCCGGGCCCACTTTCAACCAGTGAGGCAGTTAAACAGGCTATGCTAAAGGACTGGTGCACTTGGGATGACGACTATAACATTGAGATTGTGCAGGCGATCCGCGCTAAACTCACTGCACTTGCAAGTAATACTGATGATTTTACGAGTGTTTTAATGCAAGGAAGTGGTACAGCAAGCGTTGAGTCAGCACTTGGCAGTTTAATTAAAAACACCGATAAACTGCTCATTATTAACAATGGTGCTTATGGTAAGCGTATCGCTGAAATTGCTAATTATCTAAATATCAATGCCATAGTACTTAATTTAAATGAAACTCAGCTGCCAAACATGGCAGAGGTTGAAGAGCAGTTACAAGCGCACAGTGATATTACTCATATTGCAATGGTGCACTGCGAAACCACCACGGGCATGCTTAACCCGGTTGCAGAAATGGGCGCGCTTGCTAAAAAGTACCATAAAACCTTTATATTAGATGCTATGAGCAGCTTTGGTGGTATTGAGTTGAATATGGCTGAACTTCACATAGATGTGCTTATCAGCTCTGCCAATAAATGTATTCAAGGTGTACCGGGTTTTGGTTTTGTGATTGTTAAAAAGACAATTATTGAAAAGTGCCAAGGTATTGCACGTTCACTTAGCTTAGATTTGCACGCGCAGTGGAAAACCATGGAAGAGCACAATGGAAAGTGGCGTTTCACCTCACCGACCCATGTAGTAAGAGCTTTCTATCAAGCGCTTTTGGAACTTGAAGAGGAAGGCGGTGTTAAAGCGCGCTATAACCGTTACAAAACAAATCAACAGCGTTTAGTTGATGGTATGCACACACTTGGATTTGAGACCTTGCTAGCGAAAGAGCTGCATTCGCCGATTATCACCTCGTTCTATTCACCAACCAGTAATAAATACAATTTTGCTTTGTTTTACAGTGCATTAAAAGAGCAAGGGTTTGTTATTTATCCAGGGAAAGTATCTGATGCTGATTGTTTTCGTATTGGTAATATTGGCGAGATTTACCCAAATGATATTGAGCGACTACTTAGCGCAATAGAGCGCAGCCGGTTTTGGTTAGAAGCATAA
- the ybaK gene encoding Cys-tRNA(Pro) deacylase, producing the protein MTPAIKTAEKAKIMFSVHQYEHDSSVASFGLEASEKLGISAASVFKTLVASLDTGELVVAIIPVDKKLNLKAVAKASKAKKAKMADPLDVERSTGYILGGVSPLGQKKRLKTLLDDSAKEQATIYVSAGRRGLEIELAPSDLITLTKGLFTSLRAE; encoded by the coding sequence ATGACGCCAGCAATTAAAACAGCTGAAAAAGCTAAAATAATGTTTTCTGTTCATCAATACGAACATGACAGCAGTGTAGCTTCATTTGGTTTAGAAGCGAGTGAGAAGCTCGGCATATCTGCGGCATCAGTCTTTAAAACGTTGGTTGCTAGTTTAGACACTGGTGAGTTGGTTGTAGCGATTATCCCCGTTGATAAAAAGCTTAATTTGAAAGCTGTGGCGAAGGCGAGTAAAGCAAAAAAAGCAAAAATGGCTGATCCGCTCGATGTTGAACGCTCAACAGGCTATATACTTGGCGGCGTTAGCCCCCTGGGTCAAAAAAAACGACTTAAAACCTTGCTTGATGACTCAGCTAAAGAACAAGCCACTATTTATGTGAGCGCCGGCCGCCGGGGCTTAGAAATTGAGCTCGCTCCAAGTGATCTAATTACACTCACAAAGGGCCTATTTACATCGCTTAGGGCTGAATAA
- a CDS encoding sigma 54-interacting transcriptional regulator has protein sequence MNNNALPASLLLVDDDTALAELLAMRLESHGYHVTVAENGNQALSILKQTAIDLVITDFKMANMDGFALNQEIKKFYTGLPVIMMTAHGSIPDAVDAMHQGFVSFLTKPIDSQLMLDVIEKTLKGKVKQQVGAEPNNFHGLLYQSEIMHQLVQQIKALANSKVNILIQGQSGSGKEVAAKAIHLASEQANGPFIAINCGAMPGHLLESELFGHTKGAFTGAVSDKQGLVQAANGGTLFLDEIGDMPLDLQVKLLRVLQEKKVRPVGSQLEQDVNIRVVSASHKDIVQAVKDNQFREDLYYRLNVVSITLPSLKERLDDIPLLATRFLHKLTNDDKQFNPQSITRLLSYDWPGNVRQLHNIVEHCIAISAGKIITEDVVAKALPDSNETHNAFIGLNEAKRQFEYDYIQKVLALSGGNVSEAAKLAQRNRSDFYKLMKKHEINND, from the coding sequence ATGAATAATAACGCTTTACCCGCCAGCCTATTACTTGTAGATGATGACACTGCGCTTGCCGAGCTCTTAGCCATGCGATTAGAAAGCCATGGTTATCACGTTACAGTCGCTGAAAATGGCAACCAAGCTCTCTCAATACTCAAGCAAACAGCCATAGATTTAGTCATAACCGATTTTAAAATGGCCAATATGGATGGTTTTGCACTTAACCAAGAAATTAAGAAATTTTATACAGGCTTACCTGTTATTATGATGACTGCCCATGGGTCAATCCCTGATGCCGTGGATGCTATGCATCAGGGATTTGTTAGTTTTCTAACCAAGCCTATCGATAGCCAACTGATGTTGGACGTGATAGAAAAAACCCTAAAAGGTAAGGTAAAGCAACAGGTTGGAGCCGAACCAAACAATTTCCATGGATTGCTCTATCAAAGCGAAATAATGCACCAACTGGTGCAACAAATTAAAGCGCTTGCTAACAGCAAAGTGAATATTCTCATACAAGGCCAAAGTGGCAGCGGTAAAGAAGTCGCAGCAAAGGCCATTCACCTTGCAAGTGAGCAAGCGAACGGCCCCTTTATCGCAATAAATTGTGGTGCCATGCCAGGTCACCTACTTGAATCAGAATTGTTCGGCCACACTAAAGGGGCGTTTACGGGCGCCGTAAGTGACAAACAAGGCCTCGTTCAAGCAGCCAACGGCGGCACCCTATTTTTAGATGAAATTGGCGATATGCCGCTCGATTTACAAGTAAAATTACTGCGCGTATTACAAGAAAAGAAAGTGAGGCCGGTTGGCAGTCAGTTAGAGCAAGATGTTAATATCCGGGTGGTTTCTGCCAGCCATAAAGACATTGTTCAAGCGGTTAAAGATAATCAATTTCGTGAAGATTTGTACTATCGCCTTAATGTGGTGTCTATTACGTTACCGAGTTTAAAAGAGCGCCTTGATGATATTCCTCTTTTAGCAACGCGCTTTCTGCACAAACTTACTAATGATGACAAACAATTCAACCCGCAAAGTATTACCCGTTTATTAAGCTACGATTGGCCTGGTAATGTGCGCCAACTTCATAATATTGTAGAGCATTGTATTGCCATTAGCGCTGGCAAAATCATCACTGAAGATGTGGTTGCAAAAGCCCTGCCCGACTCAAATGAAACACACAATGCATTTATTGGTTTAAATGAAGCTAAACGCCAGTTTGAATATGACTATATTCAAAAAGTGTTAGCGCTTTCTGGCGGTAATGTGTCGGAAGCTGCAAAGCTTGCCCAGCGTAATCGTTCAGACTTTTATAAGTTAATGAAAAAACACGAAATAAATAATGATTAG
- a CDS encoding sensor histidine kinase, translating into MKRFFSQSLQKQALVAMLVGVLPIVLLTLWYAQSISYHQQETLLVYDENQELMLEFNAVKEAVSDIEKALRNNQLLESEQLQKSIEQKWQNTLTRIKILKSKLAGTDFVAKWQQTLINNIESADEFAKLVSQLNQFDALFDRNLDDRLAEKNSQFKALQTEFLIGLVFLLPILVIISSFLIFRICRQLNQVETVLSDVGRGKLETPIHLTGSYELQQLGTKLDWLRLELKRVQQQKETFLRHVTHELKTPLASINEGSSLLNSRLLGDITQKQSRILTIMEQSVGKLSRMIDDLLNYSAASHPESLQQLTQLTTLEEEINRHLSDTIEHHHVDVYWHINTSSTVPYLPCKLILTQLISNAIIHASHSVNVYITQNNNTIELNVIDDGAGIEPDDAHLLFQPFYQSKHSKNALGSGLGLAIVSECVKQLQGDIKWLENDPGANILITFPRQL; encoded by the coding sequence GTGAAACGATTTTTTTCTCAGTCATTACAAAAACAAGCACTTGTCGCCATGCTGGTAGGTGTATTACCCATTGTGTTGTTAACCTTATGGTATGCACAAAGCATTTCTTACCATCAGCAAGAAACCCTCTTGGTATATGATGAAAATCAAGAACTTATGTTAGAGTTTAATGCTGTAAAAGAAGCTGTCAGTGACATAGAAAAAGCGCTTAGAAATAATCAGCTTTTAGAAAGTGAACAGCTTCAAAAAAGCATTGAGCAAAAATGGCAAAATACACTTACACGCATCAAAATTTTAAAATCTAAACTGGCAGGAACAGATTTTGTTGCAAAATGGCAACAAACACTAATTAATAACATCGAAAGCGCTGATGAATTTGCCAAACTAGTCTCTCAATTAAACCAATTTGATGCGCTCTTTGATCGCAACCTTGACGATCGACTGGCTGAAAAAAACAGCCAATTTAAAGCATTACAAACTGAGTTTTTAATTGGTTTAGTATTTTTACTTCCCATACTAGTGATTATAAGTTCGTTTTTAATTTTTAGAATTTGCCGCCAATTAAACCAAGTCGAAACTGTTTTATCAGACGTTGGGCGGGGAAAACTTGAAACGCCAATTCATTTAACGGGCAGTTATGAGCTACAACAGCTTGGCACAAAGCTGGACTGGCTAAGATTAGAATTAAAACGTGTGCAACAACAAAAAGAAACATTTTTGCGCCATGTTACACATGAATTAAAAACCCCTCTCGCGTCAATTAATGAAGGCAGTAGTTTATTAAACAGCCGGCTATTGGGAGATATCACCCAGAAGCAAAGCCGTATTTTAACCATAATGGAACAGTCAGTGGGGAAATTATCTCGCATGATCGACGACCTGCTTAATTACAGTGCGGCCAGTCACCCAGAAAGCTTACAACAATTAACACAACTGACAACGTTAGAAGAAGAAATTAATCGTCATTTAAGTGATACCATTGAACACCACCATGTAGATGTGTACTGGCATATAAATACATCGAGTACAGTGCCTTATTTGCCATGCAAACTAATACTGACCCAATTGATTAGCAATGCAATAATTCATGCAAGCCACAGCGTAAATGTTTACATTACTCAAAATAACAATACCATTGAGTTAAATGTTATAGATGACGGTGCAGGTATTGAGCCCGACGATGCGCATTTATTATTTCAACCGTTTTATCAAAGTAAACATAGCAAGAATGCGCTCGGTTCAGGCCTTGGTTTAGCGATTGTTTCTGAGTGTGTAAAACAGTTGCAAGGCGATATAAAATGGCTAGAAAACGATCCAGGCGCAAATATTTTAATCACTTTTCCGCGACAATTATGA